From Pseudopipra pipra isolate bDixPip1 chromosome 9, bDixPip1.hap1, whole genome shotgun sequence, a single genomic window includes:
- the TM2D1 gene encoding TM2 domain-containing protein 1 codes for MAARSGAAEVRVLLLLWFAALEGAAGSEPSLKCEELRMGQYMCDEPKIDNSTQEPMNCTNHTAYVQCLPAPNITCKDHLGVEKVFTGQEVGFYKPIECRNVNGYSYKVAVALSLFLGWLGADRFYLGYPALGLLKFCTVGFCGIGSLIDFILISMQIVGPSDGSSYIIDYYGARLTRLTITNATFRKMQTYP; via the exons ATGGCCGCCCGGAGCGGCGCGGCTGAGGTGCGggtgctgcttctcctctggTTCGCAGCCTTGGAGGGAGCGGCGGGCTCGGAGCCGTCGCTTAAGTGCGAGGAGCTGCGGATGGGGCA ATATATGTGTGATGAGCCTAAAATAGACAATAGCACACAGGAACCAATGAATTGCACAAATCACACAGCATATG TTCAATGTCTGCCAGCACCAAATATTACTTGCAAAGATCACCTTGGCGTAGAAAAAGTCTTTACAGGACAGGAAGTTGGATTTTACAAGCCTATTGAGTGTCGCAATGT AAATGGGTACTCCTACAAAGTGGCAGTGGCTCTGTCCTTATTTCTTGGATGGCTGGGAGCAGATAGATTTTATCTAGGCTATCCTGCATTAG gtttgTTAAAGTTCTGCACTGTAGGATTTTGTGGAATTGGGAGCCTAATTGATTTCATACTTATTTCAATGCAG ATTGTTGGACCTTCCGATGGCTCCAGTTACATTATAGATTACTACGGTGCGAGGCTCACACGGCTCACCATCACCAATGCAACTTTCAGGAAAATGCAGACCTATCCCTAG